The Microscilla marina ATCC 23134 genome contains the following window.
ACATCAATTCGCCATAGTTACACAAGTTTTTTTGTAACCAGGTACAACACATAAAGCAATACTTTGTACCTAAAGAGTGATTTTAAGCAATGTTGAATTTAATACTTGAACAAAAGCACATTCTATAAAAAAAATGTACTTTTACTATACCATAAGCAATGCTTTTCTGAAAAAACGTTTTTTCATTCAGAAAAGTAGCTTATATGTTGACTAAAATTTAAAACTAAGATTTAGAAACCATTATTGGAAGTAAAACCATATACAAATGAAATTTAGAATAGCTTTGTCAGTGTTATTATTGGTTTGGATAGTCTTTACCAAAGTCAATTTGTCTCAGGCGCAAACTGATACTACTACCCAAAAAAAGAAAGAAAAAAATGTGAAAATGATTACTTTACCCGTGTTGTACTACTCACCCGAAACCAGGTTTGGGCTAGGGGCGCTTGCCTCGTTGAGTTTTAAGATGGGTAAAAACAAAAAAGCTACCCGAGCTTCCAACCTTCAAACCTATTTTTTATACACTGCACAAGGGCAAATAGATGGTACAGCCAGGTATACTCTTTTTACCAACGAAGAAAAATATGTCATCAATGGGCGCTTTTCCTACCTGTTTTTTCCTGAGTTTTATTATGGCATAGGCAATCGGCTACCCAAAGAAAACGAAGAACTGGTAAGTTATCGTAGGGTAAGGGTAGAAAACAGGGTATTGCGCAAAATCACCCAAAAACTTTTTGTTGGTTTGCAGTATCGTTATGTGGAAATGTTTCAGGTAAGACCTACTGAAGGTGGTTTGCTCGAAACCAGTCAGGTACCTGGCTATAATGGCTCCAGAGTATCAGGTTTAGGAGCTGCGGTAGTATACGATAGCCGCGACAACATTCTGGCACCTTATAAGGGAGCTTATCTTGAGCTTTCCAACTATAATTATGGATCTGATCTGGGTGGAGAGTTTGATTATAGCACGGTTACGGTTGATTTGCGGAAATACTTCAAGCTTTTTGCCCACCGCAAGCATATTCTTGCTATTCAGGGGTATGGCAACTTTATTACTGGCACCGCTCCTTATAAAGAACTGTCAGAGTTTGGCGGAGGCACTATCATGCGTGGGTTTTATCAGGGGCGTTACCGCCAAAATGACTATATGGCGGCTCAAGTAGAGTACAGGCTTCCAATATGGCGATGGATTGGAATGACTGCTTTTACTGGAGTAGGCGATGTAGCCAGTGACATTAGTAAGTTTGACATTGCCAATGCAAAAATGTCGTATGGCATAGGTTTGCGCTTTGAAATAGATAAACAAAACCGCACCAATATCCGGGTAGACTATGGCAGAGGTAGCGATGGGTCAGCTGGGTTTTATTTAGAGATAGGAGAAGCTTTTTAAATGAACAAGGGTTGTGTTTAATTGGTCATTATGCACCAATATGTAATATGTGTTGGCTTGTCACCCAGTGCCAATTGTACTGACTTTTAAAGATGTATGGTTATTTCACTCAAAATTCAATATATCTAACAAGTGGGTATGCTATGGGTGAGTCTTACTTGTAGCATCGATATCTAAGGACTTATTGCTAACTACTTACTACTCTACACCTTCATCAAGCTCACTTCTACCTCCCCCTCACTGGTTAAGTCAAGCAGACGGTACTGAAAGACTACAGCAGGGTTATTGGGGCTGATCGGGCAAATGGCTGGTGAGGCAAAAAACCAAATGTCGTTTCGCTCGAGCATAAAGTCGTGGTGAATATGTCCAAACAGTACTGCTTTGATGTGGTAAAATTGATCAAGAATACTTAGAAATTGCCCAGCATCTTTGAGCGTATCTTTAGGTGGGGTCAGAGTACGAATAGCCAGCGGATGATGACGCAAAGTAACAATACAAGGATAAGCCCAGGAGTTTTCAAGGTCGTTTTGCAAAAAATCCAATGTATCATTGCCTAAGTAACCCTGGCTATGATTTTTTGAGCAACTATTGAGCATAATAAAGTGGGTGCCTTTGACATTGAAAGACGCGTTTTGCTCATGTGCCACCCAATAAAAAGGGATATCTAACCTTTGTAAAAGCCGGAGAGTGTCATTTCTTCGTTGCTGCAGTACTTCACTGGTAAGTATCAGCAAGTCGGGAGGGTGGGGCAATAGGTTGATGTGTGTAAGTATATTCTCAAACACTTGTATTGGAAGCACCTCCGGGTAATGAATGTTGGCTAAAAGATAAGGATCAGTTATTTGCACTATACGTATGGTGTCATCCATTATCAAAACATTTTTACCACTTCATTGTGCACTACGCTCAAAGTAGCCATAGCACCATCGGCAATGCCCATATGAGGGGCTCTTACATCAGAGTAATCAGGGTTTATTCTTATTAGTTTTGCGTTTTTCTCTCGTACTATTTTGCGCGTCATTGCGCGAATGGTTTGTACATGAGGACCAGAGCCAATCTCAAGTACCAAGACTTTTTTGTGTGCAGCAAGGGTTTTTTCCAAGTTGCTTTTTTGCCACTTCGACCGGGCTGGTACATAGGTATGGTCACGAAACATATACACATTAGGGCGCGACATTTTGCCGCATTTGGGACATTTGGGCAAATCTTCGAGTTGTAGGTTTTCATTATTGACATCTATTGCCTCATTTGTATCTCCTTCCCACACTTCCTGATGGCAAGGCACCGAGCACTGCAGGTGAAAAATAGAGCCATGTACCTCACGCACCTTATCTTTAGTGGCACCTGCTTTTAGGTGTTGCCCATCTATGTTAGAGGTAATAAAAAAATAGTCAAGGTTAAACCGCTTAATCCAATCCATCAAGATAAAGTATCCCTGGTGTGGTACCAAGTCTTTAAACTGCTGACTGCGTCGGGTAAATCTTTTCCACATATACACAGGGTGTTCATCCATATAAGTGGGGTTCATAATCTCAAAAATACTTCCTTCCCGTTCGCCCGATACCTTGCCCCATTCCCCAGCTCCATCTTCGCGGTAAGTAGGTACCCCCGAATCTTTACTCATACCTGCACCCGTATGTACCATCAGCAAATCGGCGTATTGCAGCCAGTCTATAAATTGTTGAATTTTTTCGTGCTCCATGTTGCTAATCTATAAAAAAAACGAAAGAAAGAATTGATCTTACTAAAAAATTGTTTGCAACAGGGTAAGAGTAGAAGGGAGCAAAAAACCAATGATACGGCTATTCGTTAGGTTATAAAGTAGCTTATGAAAAAATGAGAC
Protein-coding sequences here:
- a CDS encoding BamA/TamA family outer membrane protein; its protein translation is MKFRIALSVLLLVWIVFTKVNLSQAQTDTTTQKKKEKNVKMITLPVLYYSPETRFGLGALASLSFKMGKNKKATRASNLQTYFLYTAQGQIDGTARYTLFTNEEKYVINGRFSYLFFPEFYYGIGNRLPKENEELVSYRRVRVENRVLRKITQKLFVGLQYRYVEMFQVRPTEGGLLETSQVPGYNGSRVSGLGAAVVYDSRDNILAPYKGAYLELSNYNYGSDLGGEFDYSTVTVDLRKYFKLFAHRKHILAIQGYGNFITGTAPYKELSEFGGGTIMRGFYQGRYRQNDYMAAQVEYRLPIWRWIGMTAFTGVGDVASDISKFDIANAKMSYGIGLRFEIDKQNRTNIRVDYGRGSDGSAGFYLEIGEAF
- a CDS encoding metallophosphoesterase family protein; the protein is MDDTIRIVQITDPYLLANIHYPEVLPIQVFENILTHINLLPHPPDLLILTSEVLQQRRNDTLRLLQRLDIPFYWVAHEQNASFNVKGTHFIMLNSCSKNHSQGYLGNDTLDFLQNDLENSWAYPCIVTLRHHPLAIRTLTPPKDTLKDAGQFLSILDQFYHIKAVLFGHIHHDFMLERNDIWFFASPAICPISPNNPAVVFQYRLLDLTSEGEVEVSLMKV
- a CDS encoding SIR2 family NAD-dependent protein deacylase; the protein is MEHEKIQQFIDWLQYADLLMVHTGAGMSKDSGVPTYREDGAGEWGKVSGEREGSIFEIMNPTYMDEHPVYMWKRFTRRSQQFKDLVPHQGYFILMDWIKRFNLDYFFITSNIDGQHLKAGATKDKVREVHGSIFHLQCSVPCHQEVWEGDTNEAIDVNNENLQLEDLPKCPKCGKMSRPNVYMFRDHTYVPARSKWQKSNLEKTLAAHKKVLVLEIGSGPHVQTIRAMTRKIVREKNAKLIRINPDYSDVRAPHMGIADGAMATLSVVHNEVVKMF